CTATTTTTTCTTACAACATAACGTTGAATacgataccgtaccggtactgaaacagtaaaatatattattatattatggattacaatttggataataatgattgtaaaatttttttttcccattttttcTATGATTATTACTGTATCACATTTAACACTTTAACACATTTGTGtgcgtttaaaaaaaaaaaaaaaaaagaaacagtAAAATACGGTACCGCCGTACGGCTATTCGATCTGTCATCTCACTCATCTGTACCCGTACCAAGTACTGTAGTTTGTTTATTAACCAACCGTACGGAACCGGTACTGTCATATGCTTTTATGAATTGTTTGGTACGGTAATTCAGTAATTCCTTACTGTAAATCTGAAATAAGTTTAAGACGAGTTTGCTAAAAATTAATCAGAATCTTTGAATTAGAAAATGCTATGTCACATGTCACTAGAACAAAAGCGTCTAACTTAAAGTTTGGACTAACGCTTCATGGACTCATTTAATTATAGGTAACAGACTTTCGAATCGACTGTGCAAAAGAATTTCAAAGTCCTGAAATCATCTCttatgtagtttcgtacctaaagtacttctagtgggcgtagcataacgatttttgcacatgtcaatcctgacctgactatgtcatccaaaaatacCGTCATTACAGCTTTACGGTGTCACAATCATGTCATGGAGCTTGCGAAAGTATATTTCGCAAGACCCTAGACAGCCAGAATTGTTTAACCAGAAGTTTGAACTAAAGTTGTATTCAATTGTGGTACGTTCAGGATGTTAGGGTTAACAAACTTTCAAATTCACCATACAAAAGAATTTTCGAATCAGCGAATCCTAAAATCTTGAAATTCAGAAATTTGGTATCACAGTATCATGTACCACTTTCAGACTTCTGGAACTACAATTCCATCTCATGCATGGCAAATTACAGATTTATTTGAAACCTGAAAGTCAGAAAGTAGACAAGACATAGATTTCTCAATTGACTCTACTTTTGTActtgttttttaaatacttCTCAATATTTACTTTTCATTTTACATAAAACTATGACAGTGAAAATGGCAAGTCATCCAAAGCgaaaagaaatatataaatacgaaGCGCCATGGATTTTATACGCAATGAATTGGAGTGTTCGCCCTGATCATCGATTTCGTTTAGCTGTTGGAAGTTTTATCGAAGAGTACAATAATAAAGTTCAAATTGTTGGGCTGGATGAAGAGAGGTCAGAGTTCAATTCTCGGAGTACTTTCGATCACCCGTACCCTTGTACTAAGATCATATGGATACCTGATGCGAAAGGAGCGTATCCAGACCTTCTCGCGACGAGTGGAGATTATTTGAGGATTTGGAGAGTAATCAGTGATACAGAGACTCGACTAGAGTGtttattgaataataataaaaattctgatTATTGTGCGCCATTGACGTCGTTTGATTGGAACGAAGTGGACCCGAATATTCTCGGTACGAGTAGCATAGACACAACTTGCACAATTTGGGGGCTGGAAACAGGGCAAGTATTGGGAAGGGTTAATCTAGTATCTGGGCATGTGAAAACACAACTCATTGCACATGATAAAGAAGTTTATGACATAGCGTTTAGCCGTGCGGGTGGGGGGAGGGACATGTTTGCATCAGTGGGTGCAGACGGTTCTGTAAGAATGTTTGATCTTCGACATTTAGAGCATTCGACGATTATTTACGAAGACCCACAACACCAGCCGTTACTTCGACTGTGCTGGAACAAACAGGACCCAAATTATCTGGCAACCATGGCTATGGATTCTATGGAAGTCATAATCCTTGATGTTAGAGTCCCATGTACCCCAGTTGCCAGACTTAATAACCACCGGGCTTGTGTGAACGGCATTGCATGGGCGCCACATTCCTCTTGCCACATTTGCACTGCAGCAGACGATCACCAAGCTCTTATATGGGACATTCAACAAATGCCACGAGCGATCGAAGACCCAATTCTAGCTTACACAGCTGACGGGGAAATAAACCAAATCCAGTGGGCTACTACCCAGCCAGACTGGATTTCTATTTGCTATAATAacaatttggaaattttaagagtttgaatttatttttaattttttttctccatGAATTGTGAAACCAAAGTTGTTGGTTGTCAGGAATGGCACAAgctaaataatttactatttggAATAGATTATGAAGAATAGTTTTCAACctgaaatatttgatatatagAGTGTCAATGAGgtcttaaaaaattttaaaagtacaaaaggaatttatcgataccatatattgttttggccctcacagaggtattaataaatgaagtaaaaatactaattactgattgaaaaacaacaaacctggtcaagatataacaaaattgaaattgtaaatggattttatggacaccctgtattctAAAATGCACCAACGAGACCTTCATTCCCAACCACTGATATATAAGGAGCTTTTGTTTTCAGAAAAACCGTAAATATTTTAATGACTATCAACTGCATACATCCCTTGCCCATTTTACCCCGTaccccgtagtgtgtgtaccaggttagggttctgATATAGTTTTATTcgatttttccttttttagttcttttacgagttcgaggactgtccgtgttagccaagggaatataccccctgcctgcccataggtttcagtccctttacgcaactcaatgtaaagtaggcgaacaaaactagttacctccatattagtacacacacttctggagcgcccattttAAAACGGAAATCCTATTTTcctttattcattatttttctcgttttcttTCGAGTTGATGGAAAGGATGTTATTTATGAATACTTGAGCTGATCGATTGTAAATTTTGTGCATAGATAGTTACTGTAGTATACAATGTGCTATaattttcgaaaaaataaaaaacacgaacaaaaacaataagcgtcgtgccaaaactaaatttaatcgcaatctcaacatattccttgagctattttttttaagctaaaatttggttttagtttggtagAGGCAGCATTTGGTTCGACCCATAGTTGTCTATGTCAGGGTTAGAGTTATGGACCAAACAATTTTGTAAGTGCAAATTAGAAATTTTGAGTTCAAAACTGATGACAAAATTTCCATTAGGGCGGAACGAACTTTGTTCTGCCAAACCAGAAATATTCTCTGAGCCGTTCAGAAACAGTTGGTTCTGGCATATCTAGGAAAAGTGTGCACCGAGATTGTTTTAGAAttccaaatttgaattaaaatctATCTTATGATTGACTTCTGAATATTTATTCTGTATATACTGACTCCTGTATATCtggaattcttttttttttgattttatcaacTTGAAGAGCTTGGAATCTTGTTTCAAATGGTGTTTTTGTTTagtgttttaaaataatttaggGATTGTTTTTACTGGGCAGGTTCGTGGACTCAACTTCTAAATCGGGGTTATAAAATATTCGTTCTCTGATtccatgttttaaaaaatattgactcTGAAATTCGATAAATTCAAAGTGCCATACCTCAAACTTTGGAATAAAACTTCATAGGCTGTCAAATGTAAGATTATTAAGGGTTTTGACTAATTTTAATACCATTGGAAGGCCGCAACTCTGGATCATGACTTTGGAGAATTTAGTATTCCGACTGAATTGAAAATACAACTCTGATTTTGTCTCAAATGAAACTATAACTCAGACTTCGGATTCCTAATCCACAGCCCTGTTTGCCAGTGTTAGTGATGacttgatatatttatttcagtaaCCTTCCTACTTTTTGAATCTTTTTGTATTATTCTTGCTACAATCTTAAAACATTGAATAAGGATCTCGTTCTATTATGTATAAATATTGTAacgttttttttcatttttttatagaaaaaattggattagtattgaaaaaataatgaaatctaTAGATAATAAAGATGATTTGAGTAGAGCTACGTTATTTGTACGTGGAATTCCCCCATCTTGTTCAAATGACACTTTGTCGGAAGTTTTTAGTGTCGCAGGACCCATAAAAGAGTGTTTCGTTGTGAAGTATAAATCTTCGAGCGAAGAAAACAAACGGCCATGTATTGGTTACGTCACGTACATGACGCCAGACGACGCAAAGTCGGCATTGAGAAAAGAAGACTTTAAAATTGATGACAGCACTCTGAAAATATCTCTagcaaaaaagaaaaagttttcaaaaaagaaagataaaaaattaGAAGGAGATACATTTGAAATTGTGAAATCTGATTCACACAATTCCGAAATGGATACGGTTGAACGGCAAGAGGAGCCTGAAAAAATGCCGCCCAAGCAGGACTCGAAAAATGGAAATAGTCTCAATTCTAAAGACACGTTTACTGTTATTGTCACTGGGTTCCCAGCCTTATATAAAACTGAGCATGTAATCAATCTATGGAAAAAGTGTGGGTTAAAAGAACCGAGAGAGGTTATATTTCCGAGCGAAAATATAGAGGATTCTGAAAGTACTGAAAAGTCTGAACCGGATACGGAAGCGAAAGATTTGCGGCAAAGTGCAAAGTTCATTGTCGACACTAAACAAGCAGCTTTGAAAGCTTATAACAAACTTTCTgataaaaatattggaaaaaagaaaaattataagTTGAAAGTTAATTTCTTGACACCAGAAGGAAACCAGAAAGCTGCTCGAAAATCAAGACTTATTGTCAGGAATGTCAGCTTTAAATGTACGGAAGGAGATTTGAAGAAAACTTTTAGCAGGTAGGCACTAATTGTGttacaaatttaataaaacgaGTGTGTGAAAAGAGTCCCATAAAAGCTGTAATGTTTGGATTAATCTATTAGCTACTTAGTGGTTTCTTGCAAGTTGCAATGCTTCCAACAGTACTCATTCTACTTTTTGTTGAAAGCTCATGGCAATACATTGCGATAGCTTttaagtaaaattatatttaacagATTATTTTAGCCGATATTTCTAACTGACTTTTTATTGTGTTACTGAATCCCATATACAGATGTAGCTGTTATGTTATTGAATAGTTGCAACTGGTATATCTGTAGTTGGCATTGAAATGAATTGTACTCAGCCATATGTCAGTTTTGATTCAACTTTAGGGTGGCCCACACCCTATGCCCGGGGTATAGGGACTTCCACCTAACACAGAATTGAAATCAATATACAGAGATGAAAGGgaatttatcaaaacaagaatatATGATTTTTTGGCCTCCACATCCGCAGCTGTGTTAAATGAAGTAAATACTTACCGGTAAATAAATgatggttaaaataaaaaacaaacttggttaagatatattgagaactgacttcataacaaaattgaaattgtaaagggattttatagacatatatattataaaacagAGTCctggaaaattgaaatgaacattGAACagcttgtattttttatttcagttatgGAACAGTAACTGAGGTGAAAATTCCAACCAAACCTGATGGAAAAAAACGAGGTTTCGCTTTTGTTCAATTTTCTCATGTATTTGAGGCAGCAAGAGCTATCAAAGCTTTAAACATGCAGGTGATTAGCACTTATATTAACCTAATAagttttctctttaattactggatcaattgctttgtaattactttttttttcatgtgtgtgtgtgttatgttttatttagttttttttatgtgtGGCTAGGTTGCACTATAGCCACACACTTATTACATTGAACTTATTTTTATTGAGCTTGGTGTATCTAAAACTTGAGCTTTTCTGACACTGTGTTCCCATCACTCATAACTTTGTTTTAATAACATTTTAAAGGAGATAAAAGGAAGAAAAGTAGCGATTGATTGGTCATTACCGAAAGAGAAATATAAAGAAATGAATTCTGCAAATAGTGAACCCCTCGGAGAACGAACCACTGCTTCTGTAGAAGGTTAATATAAAAGCTTTTGAAAATCTTGCTTGAACTTTTGCATAAAAATACAGCAATTTTAACCTTCAAAATTAAAGTCCAACACATATTGCAAATTGCACATTGGTTTatgttaacttttttttattttttgatggtAATTTTTGCTCTTTTTCTTAAAGTAAACCTATATATAAGAGATGAGATGAACAAGATATATTTATGGAGTAttcataattgaaaaaaaatatgggaaaagcatattattattattgggCTAGGCTTATTTACAGTTACTCTATTATTTGGCTGCGTTAAATGTTTATTGAATTAAACTGTATATACAAACTATAAAACCCATGCCGGTATCTAAGAAATGAGTTAATTGACATATAGATATGGAATATTCACAATTGggaaaaaatattggaatacCTGAACTTTAGAGTATagagttgaaattattttaaaaagcaatTTGCTCGAAGCCTGTTATGCTTTTATCCCTCAAAAGTAATTGAAGCTCATTTCTAGGTAAAGTCTTGGGAATATAATGCTAAGGAACTATGTAGTCTCATGATGGTGCATAATGTGTGTGTTTCTATATTTCTTTCTATTCTTGACCAATTTTCTGTGTTTTTATCATCCGCAGGAGATAAACAAGAGAAAGACTCTGAATCAGAATCTGGACCTGAGCAAACTTCTGATGATTCTGGGTTGGAAGAAGATGAGAGTGAGGATACTAAAGAAACAAGCGACGAAGAGCAGAGTGAGAGTGATGAAGAAACAAGCAATGATGAGCTGAGCGAGAGTGATAAAGAAACAAGCGATGAAGAGAGTGAAGAGGAAGAGGAGAATCCTTACACCAAGTCATTACAGAAAGGTGAGGTTATAACTTTTGAGTTTCTCAGCTTCTAACATCTCACATCATAACAAGAAGAAATCTAGGAACTTGAAGCATCATAGCAAAAACTCAAACAAACACTTCTTTTTTAGAGATCACAACATTGGTTGGTAATTTCAGAAAACGAACGCAAAAATAATTCGCTGAATTATAAAGAAGCCGGTCCATGCTGGTTTGAACTAGTTTACTcagaatttgaaatttaaggCAATTTACATTGTTTTGCTAGCATCGGTTATGTTCTATATATCCCAAATATGAATATACCTGCATTATTTATGACATAAGTCGTTGTTACTTATCAactcgatcttgatcggtaagtatgttgataggtatttgtctgtgtgttagatgcacgcgatatctcacgaaagcgaggttcaatctgctccaaattttgcatgtgcattcatcttagctcggatcagaagcctattgattttagaaggattatgtcgtataattagcgagttattatttaattattgaTGGGACACacagtgtcactatggagtaagaccactgttttggggatcccctaaccttcgatcgataagtcttcggtttccaaccgaattctagtttatTGTGGTTTGGAGGTTATACTGTGTTGAGAGCATGGGGTCAGATGGGGTTCATTACACCCTGGTGTGGTGgtgggcatgagatttgaaccccAAATGTTACATGGCATTCTGCAATAAATGTCTAATAAAcctagggttgccataccgtccggaatttagggttaaattttgcgttcggtaagaatttaaaaaatgctcaaatgtccggaattttactgcatctgcaatcgtactgtgcacactgctaatacagaacattgttattttgcGCCTtgcgcatattttttactacaaggtcatgaaaatagtcatgcaTTTGCTTTTTGGAATTTTGCTTTTTGGAATATGGTGACCCTAAATAAACTCATTTGCAGCTTCTAAAACGAAACCCACAATAAAGAAGAAACTTGACCCAAAATCATCTCATGACGTCCACGAAGGTCGAACAGTATTCGTGTTGAATTTATCGTATGACACGACGGAAGAAAGCCTCACTGAAGTATTGAATGAATATGGAGAATTAATCTACACTAAGGTTAGTAAAAGTTTTTGCATTTATAAGAAAACTTTTTGCTTGATTCACAAAATTTCAGAAAGTTAAAAGTTAAAAGCAAGGGCGCATGCACTGATTCAGTATAAAACAAGGATCTATGCCGATAAGATGACTTGAATATGGCCtctcgggtatgggattagttagtcagtcaTTTGTTTTCATAGGCATGGATTCATCTCCGAGTGAAGGTATTGATTATCACTGGTCACTCTGAAGTATTAAATGAATATTGAGAATTGGTTGATAAGGATCAAGGATAAAACTAGGAAACAATTTGCCAATTCTTTATGTAACTTTATCCATCTGAATTTTTTCCAGATTGTGCTGAATTACGAGACAGGAATGTCTAAAGGTTGTGGATTCGCTCAATATAAAAAACTGGAAGATGCTGATAAATGTGTGGAGGCCTTGGGAGGAGAAAGAACTGTGAGTtgctttattgtttttattatttgcaGTTTTTGCGCTCGCTTagtttgtgaaccaagatggcagacactggagcgtagtatgtgtaccaggttagggtaaggccagggatggccaataccgaatagttcactatttcgaatacattcgaaattattattttcgaatatgaaatttcgaatacttcgaaaataaaatccagtaatagaatctaagtgtatgaagaaattttcatacaataaacaatggaataacttctatctacaacctagctatattaccaggcatttcatgtttgcagattattgcgatatatattttatataacatgagttgtgttaattaacagaattaaaataatacgacaaggcattttaaatagtggtatcggtgatggatttgaatgcttgcgcaacacaaaatcatcctattaaaacgcccatacttttaaataccaaccattatccaaattatttgtcaaaaagcgggataaagtttgagttctttttcagacttgtgacaattttttcctgagtacaaaaatacggatcaaaaagtaaatatattcgggaactttaccacacattttaagtccgcagatcgccgttgtatgcttgtgtaataatacttttattattttataaatacgaaaatagggttcaaaaactatttataatcgggtagtttaccacacattcaatGTCCACAGatcaccgttgtattttgtaaatacgaaaataggaatcaaaaattaatatcaatcgcgagtttgcctcacaatttatgtccacagaatgccgtgatattgtgcccgaatataattaatttttgattcttattttcgtactcgaaaaaattgtcacaagtcggaaaaataatttatactttattacacattcaagtccacaaatcgccgttgtatttttgagttataatagttttaatattttgtaaatacgaatccgaaattaattataattgggcagtttaccacacatttcatgcCCACAAATAcacgtggtatttggtattaatactttcattatcgatacttttgatcatcattatcaaaattattttccagAAAGCGGGTGAGagtatttttctaataaatcaacttgtttcccaacttgtgacaatttattggatatcgtaacaattacggctataaataccgtatttcccggctaataagtctacatggcaaataggacgatgtatatttttagcactcaaaaaagggggttttccatataggcctccaagaagacgggtagaaaaattattccctgttgttcagttatgctaatatgcgctaataataatgtttagaaccagatcacgtttgttaagtagaatcatactcacagaattaactatttttaacaataaagcgttaattttaagttaaaaatcacaatcattttgaacaatctaTGATTTTATAGGGTCAGaacagaaccagatcatgtttgtttggtagaaccatactcacggaattaactattctcaacaacgaagcggtaaatttaaattataaagcggcaatcattttggacaacctatcaacccgaatgttgaaataattttggaatgtgataagtatcacacggtacgtccacgggttatttcacagctgtgtttcatGTCCCTGTCgttttctgctgaatcggcaaaaccaaagggtcataaatcacttactttatctcggtggcggtggccgtgttttctcttttaagtaacgataaccggcctacgATTAAATATCACGATTGGCAGACCCATAAGAACCAAATATACGGTTCAACACAAATTATGCTTGAGAAGAAAAATGCGaaaaataagcaggccacatggaaaaaataaaataaacatgcttTCTCAATAAGGCGCCCCTCCCCCCAAAAAATCAAGCCaaaattgggtctagaaaagcgacctgttagccgggaaatacggtgattgtcgatttttcgactaatggaaatgattttgtgaattaaaagacgaatgtcggcaatgtccaccaacgaaaacgtgcaaatgtgtcgcaacactatgcgacgtacattcgcgctgaatataaacaatcaaaatgccgaCTCTATTTCAtctcattacaatacgtgagaaagcgtaaaaagtcgtttgaagattccggttaaacgaaacaccgtgtttacggcgaaaagtgactactattcgtaattattcggaaatgagccgaaaaggtattcgaataccttgatattcgaataatttcgaatattcgattcgttttggacaaccttgggtaaggccataattttattgcagttttctttattttagtttcattacgagttcgtagactagccaagtgactcacgTAGCATTTGTACcctaaattatggcctaacttggtacacatactacgttctggtgtccgcgatcttggttcatatactacGGAAGTGCGGTGGTTTTGATACGTTATCATGATCATAATTCCTCACTCGAGAGACACTAACTCCACTCAAGCTTCAGAATCACTCTCAAAAAAGAGTATTCGC
This genomic interval from Styela clava chromosome 15, kaStyClav1.hap1.2, whole genome shotgun sequence contains the following:
- the LOC120333707 gene encoding DDB1- and CUL4-associated factor 7; this translates as MTVKMASHPKRKEIYKYEAPWILYAMNWSVRPDHRFRLAVGSFIEEYNNKVQIVGLDEERSEFNSRSTFDHPYPCTKIIWIPDAKGAYPDLLATSGDYLRIWRVISDTETRLECLLNNNKNSDYCAPLTSFDWNEVDPNILGTSSIDTTCTIWGLETGQVLGRVNLVSGHVKTQLIAHDKEVYDIAFSRAGGGRDMFASVGADGSVRMFDLRHLEHSTIIYEDPQHQPLLRLCWNKQDPNYLATMAMDSMEVIILDVRVPCTPVARLNNHRACVNGIAWAPHSSCHICTAADDHQALIWDIQQMPRAIEDPILAYTADGEINQIQWATTQPDWISICYNNNLEILRV
- the LOC120333706 gene encoding RNA-binding protein 28-like; translation: MKSIDNKDDLSRATLFVRGIPPSCSNDTLSEVFSVAGPIKECFVVKYKSSSEENKRPCIGYVTYMTPDDAKSALRKEDFKIDDSTLKISLAKKKKFSKKKDKKLEGDTFEIVKSDSHNSEMDTVERQEEPEKMPPKQDSKNGNSLNSKDTFTVIVTGFPALYKTEHVINLWKKCGLKEPREVIFPSENIEDSESTEKSEPDTEAKDLRQSAKFIVDTKQAALKAYNKLSDKNIGKKKNYKLKVNFLTPEGNQKAARKSRLIVRNVSFKCTEGDLKKTFSSYGTVTEVKIPTKPDGKKRGFAFVQFSHVFEAARAIKALNMQEIKGRKVAIDWSLPKEKYKEMNSANSEPLGERTTASVEGDKQEKDSESESGPEQTSDDSGLEEDESEDTKETSDEEQSESDEETSNDELSESDKETSDEESEEEEENPYTKSLQKASKTKPTIKKKLDPKSSHDVHEGRTVFVLNLSYDTTEESLTEVLNEYGELIYTKIVLNYETGMSKGCGFAQYKKLEDADKCVEALGGERTGKFLDGREIRVVKALSRGDTDKMRKEGKKKIEKEDKRNLYLGREGMVRSGTQAAEGLSQIELKKREKIENAKRSKLKNPNIFVSKTRLCFHNLPKSVEEAKLRQIILKQFEDKRYVRIIECRIMRDLKNVNEKGIGKPLGYAFINFIKHENALKALRSLNNNPEIFGPIKRPIVEFALENKKALEIKENRKKKYQAKMKLKETLQQNKSGDNLRETVPEKKLGRRKRQNLKRQAENAKNFDGINQKNEPKSGKPDGQGPKRAKLDFKNGQNSSKNKKFGSESKKVDNDKKMNTGNPDSAPKQNFERKSFQGSSGTTLSGKKLPMPSHAGPKMRQKNRGKILEQMRRSKKLNTREAQQKLVKKFERQRTGEKPAEKFQKSKRPEFKVEKPSRRSNKRNNSQRGEIEFNNLVAKYTKAFMNKKPRTAKPDTKWYET